One region of Bactrocera neohumeralis isolate Rockhampton chromosome 5, APGP_CSIRO_Bneo_wtdbg2-racon-allhic-juicebox.fasta_v2, whole genome shotgun sequence genomic DNA includes:
- the LOC126758462 gene encoding proton-coupled amino acid transporter 1 — MIVENENQTYTQVPLENKPTEANANKAIDDAVQQRSDVEKMAQVKLKKEGENAPEHPPTNYITTLIHIFKGNIGPGLFAMGDAFKNGGIIVGPILLVVIGVISVHCQHVLVNCSEKMRALTNGVVCADYAETVEQCFANGPVKLRTWSKMMKTIVNIFICVTQLGFCCIYIVFISTNMKQIFDAYEVDIDVHLVMVIMFVPILLTSLITNLKWLMPVSLIASICMVVGLAITIFYALKDGVPSAAERKLYTDGPHLALFFGTAIFAFEGITLVLPLRNAMRKPSDFARTMGVLNTGMTLVTFMFLFAGILGYLKWGEEVGGSLTLNLGDTILAQCVKVMVSIGVMLGYPLQFFIAIQIMLPNAIQIFHLQSRPFTGELLFRTIMVVLTLCIAELVPALGLFMSLIGALCSTALALVFPPMIELLIKRDDNKGPGVWLFTKNIVILILALMGFSTGTYESLSQIVTHFNEAQ; from the exons aaccaAACATACACTCAGGTGCCTTTGGAGAATAAACCCACTGAAGCTAATGCTAACAAAGCCATAGACGATGCAGTGCAGCAAAGGAGTGATGTGGAGAAGATGGCACAGGTTAAGCTGAAGAAAGAAGGCGAAAATGCGCCTGAGCACCCGCCAACAAA CTATATCACGACGCTAATACACATCTTCAAAGGCAACATTGGACCCGGTCTCTTCGCTATGGGTGATGCCTTTAAAAATGGCGGCATAATTGTGGGACCCATACTACTCGTAGTTATCGGCGTAATTTCGGTGCATTGTCAACATGTGCTCGTCAATTGCTCCGAAAAGATGCGCGCTCTAACTAACGGTGTAGTGTGTGCCGACTATGCCGAAACGGTAGAGCAGTGCTTCGCAAACGGACCTGTCAAACTGCGTACCTGGTCGAAAATGATGAAAACcattgtgaatatttttatatgtgtcaCACAATtgggtttttgttgtatttacatCGTGTTCATCAGCACAAATATGAAGCAG ATCTTCGATGCCTACGAAGTCGATATCGATGTACACCTTGTAATGGTAATCATGTTTGTGCCCATCTTGCTAACCTCGCTCATAACGAACCTCAAATGGTTGATGCCTGTGTCGCTGATCGCCTCCATTTGCATGGTTGTGGGTTTGGCCATAACCATATTTTATGCCCTGAAGGATGGTGTGCCCAGCGCGGCGGAGCGCAAACTTTACACTGACGGTCCCCACTTGGCGCTGTTTTTCGGCACAGCGATCTTCGCCTTTGAGGGCATAACTTTGGTGCTGCCCCTGCGGAATGCCATGCGTAAACCCTCGGACTTTGCTCGCACCATGGGTGTTCTGAACACGGGTATGACCTTGGTGACCTTCATGTTCTTGTTTGCCGGTATCTTGGGTTACCTCAAGTGGGGCGAGGAAGTGGGCGGCAGTTTGACTTTGAACCTGGGCGATACTAT TTTGGCGCAATGCGTAAAGGTCATGGTTTCAATTGGTGTGATGCTGGGTTATCCCCTACAATTCTTTATTGCCATACAAATTATGCTGCCAAATGCTATACAAATTTTCCATTTACAAAGTCGTCCATTTACCGGAGAGCTGCTTTTCCGCACGATTATGGTGGTGCTGACCT TATGCATTGCTGAACTGGTGCCCGCTTTGGGTCTCTTCATGTCACTCATCGGTGCGCTGTGCTCCACTGCCTTGGCCCTGGTATTCCCACCGATGATTGAGCTACTGATTAAACGCGACGATAATAAAGGACCCGGCGTTTGGTTGTTCACCAAAAATATTGTCATACTCATATTGGCCTTGATGGGCTTCTCGACTGGCACTTACGAGAGTTTATCGCAAATCGTGACACATTTCAATGAAGCGCAATAA